In Thermoplasmata archaeon, the following proteins share a genomic window:
- a CDS encoding S9 family peptidase has translation MSRPVEAEDLAAYAFLSEPSLSPDGSLAALSVHRALLDKDEYESNLWLVPLHVGAPRQLTTAGKDSAPKFSPDGNRILFTSRREMGKDDKGNGLYVIPVDGGEARFLLPRKEGIDAPAWSPDGTRVLFLSNVGTDDEDIRTVRRINFWYNEKGFIYNLRKHVFVLDLSSNEVKQLTQGEFDVAHAYWSHDGKRIAYTAATEDGRPYLSDLFVLDVAAGSAQQLTPHTMEIGTAAWSPDDRRILFTGDELPRGFASHEHLWWIDVAGGKPERVDAFDRNVSPGLNCDVRMGGMNAEPKWVGNRITFAVAEGGAAHLYGMNASTRKAELLVGGDRAVEAFQVHGDAVVFTAMERSRLPELYVSQGQVRALTSFNARATDDLDLLAPERLTFRASDGETVEGWLFKPQKEGKVPLILYIHGGPKTAFGHTYVHEFQVFAAKGYAVLATNPRGSDGYSEAFADIRTHYGERDYQDLMEAVDHVIAVHPWIDGSRLAVAGGSYGGFMTNWIIGQTTRFKAAVTDRGIANWWTFWATSDIGPHFTKDQVGVDPWEDEETTMAKSPIRYVKNVTTPLLIVHSFEDLRCWHVEALQMYTALKYYGKEAELFLVPKENHELSRGGKPKHRVARLKAYLGWFGAHLT, from the coding sequence ATGTCCCGACCCGTCGAGGCCGAAGACCTGGCCGCCTACGCGTTCCTCTCCGAGCCCTCCCTGTCCCCGGACGGCTCCCTGGCCGCACTCTCTGTCCACCGTGCCCTCTTGGACAAGGACGAGTACGAGAGCAACCTCTGGCTCGTGCCGCTCCACGTGGGTGCGCCGCGGCAGCTCACCACCGCAGGGAAGGATTCCGCGCCGAAGTTCTCCCCGGACGGCAATCGGATCCTGTTCACCTCGCGCCGGGAGATGGGGAAGGACGACAAGGGTAACGGGTTGTACGTGATCCCGGTGGACGGCGGCGAGGCGAGGTTCCTCTTGCCGCGGAAGGAGGGCATCGACGCGCCCGCATGGTCTCCGGACGGGACGCGGGTCCTGTTCCTCTCCAACGTCGGCACGGACGACGAAGACATCCGGACCGTCCGGAGAATCAACTTCTGGTACAACGAGAAGGGCTTCATCTACAACCTACGGAAGCACGTCTTCGTCCTCGACCTGTCCTCGAACGAGGTCAAGCAGCTCACCCAGGGCGAGTTCGACGTCGCCCACGCGTACTGGTCCCACGACGGGAAACGGATTGCCTACACCGCGGCGACCGAGGACGGACGGCCGTACTTGAGCGACCTGTTCGTCCTCGACGTCGCTGCCGGAAGCGCGCAACAGCTCACGCCGCACACGATGGAAATCGGCACGGCCGCCTGGTCCCCGGATGATCGCCGCATCCTGTTCACCGGTGACGAACTGCCGCGGGGCTTCGCGTCCCACGAGCACCTCTGGTGGATCGACGTCGCCGGGGGGAAGCCGGAGCGCGTGGACGCGTTCGACCGGAACGTGAGCCCTGGCCTGAACTGCGACGTGCGGATGGGCGGGATGAACGCGGAGCCGAAGTGGGTGGGGAATCGGATCACCTTCGCCGTGGCGGAGGGCGGGGCGGCCCACTTGTACGGGATGAACGCGAGCACGCGCAAGGCCGAGCTCTTAGTCGGCGGGGACCGGGCCGTCGAGGCGTTCCAGGTCCACGGCGATGCCGTGGTGTTCACCGCGATGGAGCGTTCCCGGTTGCCCGAGCTGTACGTGTCCCAGGGCCAGGTCCGCGCGCTCACGTCGTTCAACGCGAGGGCCACCGATGACCTCGATCTGCTGGCCCCCGAGCGGCTGACCTTCCGGGCGAGCGACGGCGAGACCGTCGAGGGCTGGCTCTTCAAGCCCCAAAAGGAAGGCAAGGTCCCCCTGATCCTGTACATCCACGGCGGCCCGAAGACCGCGTTCGGCCACACGTACGTCCATGAGTTCCAGGTGTTCGCCGCCAAGGGCTACGCCGTCCTTGCGACGAACCCCCGGGGAAGCGACGGATACTCGGAGGCGTTCGCAGATATCCGCACGCACTACGGGGAGCGCGACTATCAGGACCTCATGGAGGCGGTCGACCACGTGATCGCCGTGCACCCCTGGATCGACGGCTCGCGGCTCGCGGTGGCCGGCGGCTCGTACGGCGGCTTCATGACGAACTGGATCATCGGCCAGACGACGCGGTTCAAGGCCGCGGTCACAGACCGAGGCATCGCGAACTGGTGGACGTTCTGGGCGACGAGCGACATCGGGCCACACTTCACGAAGGACCAGGTCGGCGTGGACCCGTGGGAGGACGAGGAGACCACGATGGCCAAGTCTCCGATCCGGTACGTCAAGAACGTGACCACGCCGCTCCTGATCGTGCACTCGTTCGAGGACCTTCGGTGCTGGCACGTGGAGGCCCTCCAGATGTACACGGCCCTGAAGTACTACGGGAAGGAGGCCGAGCTCTTCCTCGTCCCCAAGGAGAACCACGAGCTCTCTCGGGGCGGCAAGCCGAAGCACCGCGTCGCGCGGCTCAAGGCGTACCTAGGTTGGTTCGGAGCGCACCTGACGTGA
- a CDS encoding pyridoxal phosphate-dependent aminotransferase, with translation MASIDNFEFAHQHRNEVAWMSQNTNTLPMHPAILEAIRTSFEQREFNNYPFKRGIFGLPEAILEDLGLEGFDLVLTNGGIEGEYFATRALLKPGDEVVSTDPAFLPIHAQIEMCGAKAKAVDIYRKPYVLAPEWANEAVGPATKAMFLIDPDNPMGSGYTRSQVKGVAEVARDHDLVLIDDITYRDFNPDHVLASEFYPEKTLLSYSFSKAPGLAGMRVGAILGPTELMKQIKKFDTNPLGVNVLAQRAALAALRTKHEWLPGIRTTCAKNQKTIKAAVDKVDGAVLPVFPSKANMFVIDVSATGVNPETLEERLLHDYLVHGRAGSYLSKLNGNRFFRVSFTVPETDAKRFADAFPETMAKLRR, from the coding sequence ATGGCCTCGATCGACAACTTCGAGTTCGCGCACCAGCACCGCAACGAAGTCGCGTGGATGTCTCAGAACACGAACACGCTTCCCATGCATCCCGCGATCCTGGAGGCGATCCGCACAAGCTTCGAGCAGCGCGAGTTCAACAACTACCCGTTCAAGCGGGGCATCTTCGGCCTCCCGGAGGCCATCCTGGAGGACCTCGGCCTGGAGGGCTTCGACCTCGTCCTCACGAACGGCGGCATCGAGGGCGAGTACTTCGCGACCCGCGCCCTCCTGAAGCCGGGCGACGAAGTCGTCTCCACGGACCCCGCGTTCCTGCCCATCCACGCGCAGATCGAGATGTGCGGCGCGAAGGCGAAGGCCGTGGACATCTACCGCAAGCCCTACGTCCTCGCGCCCGAGTGGGCCAACGAGGCCGTCGGGCCCGCGACGAAGGCCATGTTCCTGATCGACCCCGACAACCCCATGGGTTCCGGCTACACACGCTCCCAGGTCAAGGGCGTCGCGGAGGTCGCGCGCGACCACGACCTCGTCCTGATCGACGACATCACGTATCGCGACTTCAACCCGGACCACGTCCTCGCGTCGGAATTCTATCCCGAGAAGACGCTCCTCTCGTACAGCTTCAGCAAGGCCCCTGGCCTTGCGGGAATGCGCGTCGGCGCGATCCTCGGCCCGACGGAACTCATGAAGCAGATCAAGAAGTTCGACACGAACCCGCTCGGCGTGAACGTCCTCGCGCAACGCGCCGCCCTGGCCGCGCTCCGGACGAAGCACGAGTGGCTGCCCGGCATCCGAACGACGTGCGCGAAGAACCAGAAGACCATCAAGGCGGCCGTGGACAAGGTCGACGGCGCGGTCCTGCCCGTGTTCCCGTCCAAGGCGAACATGTTCGTGATCGACGTGAGCGCCACGGGCGTGAACCCGGAGACCCTGGAGGAGCGCCTCCTCCACGACTACTTGGTCCACGGTCGCGCGGGCTCCTACCTGTCCAAGCTGAACGGGAACCGGTTCTTCCGCGTCTCCTTCACGGTGCCCGAGACGGACGCGAAGCGCTTCGCGGATGCGTTCCCGGAGACCATGGCGAAGCTCCGGCGGTAG
- a CDS encoding aminobutyraldehyde dehydrogenase, which produces MAKLEYLNYIGGEWVEAAKGETYTVINPANGQKLAEVPKGGDADARAAIDAAREAFDKGKWPTMTPGDRAAALLKLAALIEADMDRLAILESKNQGKTIKQARDGDLPFSVDNLRFMAGAARTLAGSASMEFAYGATSILRREPVGVVGSITPWNYPFMMAIWKIAPALAAGNCVVLKPASLTPLTTIELGKIIEKAGLPKGTVNVLTGPGSVLGEAISASEKVDMVSLTGDTSTGKEIMRAGANNVKRLHLELGGKAPFIVFDDANLEAAAQGAVAASMVNGGQDCTQAARFLVQEKVYPKFVKRMVELLKTIRIGDPLERSTDLGPLVSDKQREKVEKYAGIAKEEGAKLEIGGARPKDKRFEKGWYYLPTLFSDATFDMRISCEEVFGPIVTAMSFKTEAEAIEIANGVVYGLYSSVWTKDIHRAFRVANAMRFGAAEINEHLPLVSEMPHGGYKQSGFGKDLSMYSLEEYTNVKHVFVDLTNADRKPWHYMTFGDPL; this is translated from the coding sequence TTGGCCAAGCTGGAGTATCTCAACTACATCGGTGGGGAATGGGTCGAGGCGGCGAAGGGCGAGACCTACACGGTGATCAACCCCGCGAACGGCCAGAAGCTCGCCGAGGTCCCGAAGGGCGGAGACGCCGACGCCCGGGCGGCGATCGACGCCGCTCGGGAGGCGTTCGACAAGGGGAAGTGGCCCACGATGACGCCGGGCGACCGCGCCGCGGCGCTCCTCAAGCTCGCCGCGCTCATCGAGGCGGACATGGATCGGCTCGCGATCCTGGAGTCCAAGAACCAGGGCAAGACGATCAAGCAGGCCCGCGACGGCGACCTGCCGTTCAGCGTGGACAACCTGCGCTTCATGGCGGGCGCCGCGAGGACCCTCGCCGGATCCGCGTCCATGGAGTTCGCGTACGGGGCCACGAGCATCCTCCGCCGCGAGCCCGTCGGTGTCGTGGGGTCGATCACCCCGTGGAACTACCCGTTCATGATGGCGATCTGGAAGATCGCGCCCGCCCTGGCCGCGGGCAACTGCGTGGTCCTCAAGCCGGCGTCCCTCACACCCCTGACCACGATCGAGCTGGGCAAGATCATCGAGAAGGCGGGCCTGCCCAAGGGGACTGTGAACGTGCTCACCGGACCCGGCTCCGTCCTGGGCGAAGCGATCTCCGCCTCGGAGAAGGTGGACATGGTCTCCCTCACCGGGGACACGAGCACGGGCAAGGAGATCATGCGGGCCGGAGCGAACAACGTGAAGCGGCTGCACCTCGAGCTGGGCGGCAAAGCCCCCTTCATCGTCTTCGACGACGCGAACCTCGAGGCCGCGGCCCAGGGCGCCGTGGCCGCGTCCATGGTGAACGGCGGCCAGGACTGCACGCAGGCCGCGCGCTTCCTCGTCCAGGAGAAGGTGTACCCGAAGTTCGTGAAGCGCATGGTCGAGCTGCTCAAGACGATTCGGATCGGCGACCCCCTGGAGCGGAGCACGGACCTCGGGCCGCTCGTGAGCGACAAGCAGCGGGAGAAGGTCGAGAAGTACGCCGGCATCGCGAAGGAGGAGGGCGCGAAGCTCGAGATCGGCGGCGCGCGACCCAAGGACAAGCGCTTCGAGAAGGGGTGGTACTACCTCCCGACCCTCTTCAGCGACGCCACGTTCGACATGCGCATCAGCTGCGAGGAGGTCTTCGGACCCATCGTCACGGCGATGTCCTTCAAGACGGAGGCGGAGGCCATCGAGATCGCGAACGGCGTGGTCTACGGTCTCTACTCGAGCGTCTGGACGAAGGACATCCATCGCGCGTTCCGCGTGGCCAATGCGATGCGCTTCGGGGCCGCGGAGATCAACGAGCACCTGCCCCTCGTGAGCGAGATGCCCCACGGCGGGTACAAGCAGAGCGGGTTCGGCAAGGACCTCTCCATGTACAGCCTGGAGGAATACACGAACGTGAAGCACGTGTTCGTCGACCTCACGAACGCGGATCGCAAGCCGTGGCACTACATGACGTTCGGCGATCCCCTGTGA
- a CDS encoding Rab family GTPase gives MDINGVLKAKICLIGEAAVGKTSLIRRYVEDAFDDRYISTLGSKVSLKKIWLTSRSEPSQNVEVQLNIWDLIGERSYLDTLHRQYLQGAQGIIAVCDVTRYSTFEALEEWISAAFKITGEVPLAIVVNKVDLRGEIMCLYDEHEPQERAERNHGFALWASAKTGENVNPIFGKMALAVVRRIASPDLA, from the coding sequence GTGGACATCAACGGCGTGCTGAAGGCGAAGATCTGCCTCATCGGCGAGGCCGCGGTCGGGAAGACCTCCCTGATCCGCCGCTACGTGGAGGACGCCTTCGACGACCGGTACATATCGACCCTGGGCAGCAAGGTGAGCCTGAAAAAGATCTGGCTCACCTCCCGCAGCGAGCCCTCCCAGAATGTGGAGGTCCAGCTCAACATCTGGGATTTGATCGGCGAACGCTCCTACTTGGACACCCTGCACCGGCAGTACCTGCAGGGCGCGCAGGGAATCATCGCCGTGTGCGACGTCACGCGGTACTCCACGTTCGAGGCCCTGGAAGAGTGGATCTCGGCCGCGTTCAAGATCACGGGCGAAGTGCCCCTCGCCATCGTGGTCAACAAGGTGGACCTGCGGGGCGAGATCATGTGCCTCTACGACGAGCATGAGCCGCAGGAACGGGCCGAGCGGAACCACGGCTTCGCGCTCTGGGCGTCCGCGAAGACGGGAGAGAACGTGAACCCCATCTTCGGCAAGATGGCCCTCGCCGTCGTGCGGCGCATCGCGTCCCCCGACCTCGCATGA